In Planktothrix serta PCC 8927, a single window of DNA contains:
- a CDS encoding serine/threonine-protein kinase, whose amino-acid sequence MNSPTIHCINPQCSHPSHQPWGNKFCQSCGAPLQLNQRYIPLHSLGSGGFSRLYTVWDLKTQTEKVLKVLVEPSPKALELFEQEAAVLSQLRHRGVPRVEAEGYFYLKKRNATDGHLPCLVMEKIHGPTLQEILNQYPQGCPEDWVISWLSQALDILRELHGYQIIHRDIKPSNLMLRMTPHLPLNTTQVWDTQLVMIDFGGAKQIGSIAHGDRESTPRSTTRLVSAGYSPPEQVIGSMVAPATDFYALGRTCIHLLTGQFPGELDDRLTMELRWRDKAQVSPGFAHLLDRMVQLDPRQRPQTATEIQTDIFRIIRQKKHPRRMISSHQRLLDNLKKTLIQWDRGLIQLVLGLGKLTVHCVRGVVETSWEMTLGVIGSIIGTVIGSMLVYFSGLGEIITLFLAQELPRLLPNVPLTLGAEVLVWGLAGLGTGIGLTDAGGFNQRRRYALAGIMGILGYSVGGASEQLIHQFGNLGLQGRELDLLNQLPFGIAAALVTLGLGLRSEQLVQGLFVLLTVTTLFFGFTQFDLLPPEMLKFPTGIQQPNLAQFWQSLGFMALLSGTTAFCLGMTHYLILPVFRWFSR is encoded by the coding sequence GTGAATTCACCCACCATCCACTGTATCAATCCCCAATGTTCCCATCCCTCCCATCAACCTTGGGGGAACAAATTTTGTCAGAGTTGTGGAGCCCCCCTACAACTCAACCAACGCTATATCCCCTTGCACAGTTTAGGAAGTGGGGGGTTTTCCCGGTTGTATACCGTTTGGGATCTCAAAACCCAAACCGAAAAAGTCCTAAAAGTTCTGGTTGAACCTTCTCCCAAAGCCTTAGAACTGTTTGAACAGGAGGCTGCGGTTTTATCCCAGTTACGCCATCGGGGAGTTCCCAGAGTTGAAGCAGAGGGTTATTTTTATTTAAAAAAACGCAACGCTACCGATGGCCATCTTCCCTGTTTGGTGATGGAAAAAATTCATGGCCCAACGTTACAAGAAATATTGAACCAATATCCCCAAGGCTGTCCCGAAGACTGGGTGATCAGTTGGCTATCCCAAGCGTTGGATATTTTACGCGAGTTACATGGTTATCAAATTATTCATCGAGACATCAAACCCTCAAATTTAATGTTACGCATGACTCCCCATCTCCCCCTAAACACAACTCAAGTTTGGGATACCCAACTGGTGATGATTGATTTTGGGGGGGCGAAACAAATTGGCTCCATTGCTCATGGCGATCGCGAAAGTACCCCCCGCAGTACCACCCGCCTTGTTTCCGCCGGATATAGTCCCCCTGAACAGGTGATCGGGTCGATGGTGGCGCCTGCAACGGATTTTTATGCCTTGGGACGCACTTGTATTCATTTATTAACGGGTCAATTTCCAGGGGAGTTAGATGATAGGTTAACAATGGAATTGCGTTGGCGAGACAAAGCTCAGGTTAGTCCTGGGTTTGCCCATTTATTAGATCGGATGGTGCAACTCGATCCCCGTCAACGACCTCAAACTGCTACGGAAATTCAAACGGATATCTTTAGAATTATTCGACAGAAAAAACATCCGCGACGGATGATATCTTCTCATCAACGGTTACTCGACAACCTGAAAAAAACTTTAATTCAATGGGATCGAGGGTTAATTCAACTGGTTTTGGGACTGGGAAAATTGACGGTGCATTGTGTTCGGGGGGTTGTGGAAACGAGTTGGGAAATGACATTAGGAGTCATTGGCTCTATTATTGGCACGGTGATCGGTTCAATGTTAGTTTATTTCTCTGGTTTAGGAGAAATTATTACACTTTTCTTAGCGCAAGAATTACCCCGACTTTTGCCAAATGTTCCCCTAACTTTAGGCGCGGAAGTGTTAGTTTGGGGATTAGCGGGATTAGGAACTGGAATTGGCTTAACGGATGCGGGAGGGTTTAATCAACGCCGTCGTTATGCCTTAGCAGGAATTATGGGAATATTGGGTTACAGTGTGGGGGGAGCAAGCGAACAATTGATCCATCAGTTCGGAAATTTAGGGCTTCAAGGAAGGGAATTAGACCTTTTAAATCAACTCCCTTTCGGAATAGCTGCTGCATTAGTAACGTTGGGTTTAGGGTTACGCAGTGAGCAACTTGTTCAGGGACTATTTGTTTTATTAACTGTTACTACCCTATTTTTCGGTTTCACTCAATTTGATCTTCTCCCTCCAGAAATGTTAAAGTTCCCTACGGGAATACAACAGCCTAATTTAGCTCAATTTTGGCAAAGTTTGGGTTTTATGGCATTACTGAGTGGGACAACGGCTTTCTGTTTAGGAATGACTCACTATTTGATTCTTCCTGTATTTCGCTGGTTTAGTCGGTAG
- a CDS encoding ABC transporter permease gives MLMILNNILAIYRKELQGYFASPLAYSIAGVFWLITGYFFIALLLGPEGLIQQVAYRDQMGMTDPPIDLPYEFLQVYLRLIGTLSLFILPMLSMGLYSEERKRGTLELLATSPLTNWAVATGKLLGVLTFYFTMILPLMGLQALALSVSNPPLSPEVFFLAHLGLILFAAGVLSLGMFISSLTDSTILSAVFTFALILFLWLIDLIGSGVGGILGEALKQLSLISSYTNFIRGIFDSSSMVMLATYIVLGIFLTAQSIDALRFQRS, from the coding sequence ATGTTAATGATTCTGAACAATATTCTGGCAATTTATCGTAAGGAGTTACAGGGATATTTTGCCTCTCCCTTAGCATACTCAATTGCGGGAGTCTTTTGGCTGATTACCGGATACTTTTTTATTGCGCTTTTATTAGGGCCAGAGGGGTTAATTCAGCAAGTTGCTTACCGAGATCAAATGGGAATGACTGACCCGCCGATTGATTTACCCTACGAATTTTTACAAGTCTATTTGCGTTTGATTGGAACGTTATCTTTATTTATATTACCGATGTTGTCGATGGGGTTATATTCGGAAGAACGCAAACGGGGAACTTTGGAACTGTTAGCGACTTCTCCCCTCACAAATTGGGCGGTCGCAACGGGGAAATTATTAGGGGTACTAACGTTTTATTTCACGATGATTTTACCATTGATGGGATTACAAGCCTTAGCCTTGAGTGTTTCTAATCCTCCCCTTTCTCCCGAAGTATTTTTCCTCGCTCATCTAGGATTAATTCTATTTGCGGCGGGGGTTTTATCCTTGGGAATGTTTATTTCTTCCCTAACCGATAGTACAATTTTATCGGCGGTGTTTACCTTTGCTCTAATTTTATTTCTGTGGTTAATTGATTTAATTGGGAGTGGTGTGGGGGGAATTTTAGGAGAAGCCTTAAAACAGTTATCTCTGATTTCCAGTTATACCAATTTTATTCGAGGAATTTTTGATAGTAGTAGTATGGTTATGTTAGCCACTTATATTGTTTTAGGGATATTTCTAACCGCCCAATCTATTGATGCCTTACGTTTCCAACGGTCTTAA
- a CDS encoding DUF4340 domain-containing protein, whose product MKFQRSTLILMSLALGLAGFVYVFEIQGKTQQQEIQAKQQQIFSFGKDEIQSFTVTTPQQTITVERVTNADELKQSPWKIIAPTPFLANPASVDYLLMELLKNQSIPSDPNSGIQKLTVSLDKLKDYGLDTVTDKIEVKLKNNTTYQLRFGKKDFRGESLYAQINSPQPSAKEVTVLVISGDILSAMNRPLEEWKLPPEPPEQPKQTPTPTPSATP is encoded by the coding sequence ATGAAATTTCAACGTTCAACCTTAATTTTAATGAGTTTAGCCTTGGGTTTGGCGGGGTTTGTTTATGTGTTTGAAATTCAGGGAAAAACACAACAGCAAGAAATTCAAGCCAAACAACAGCAAATTTTCTCCTTTGGTAAGGATGAGATTCAATCTTTTACGGTGACAACTCCTCAACAAACGATTACAGTGGAACGAGTAACTAATGCGGATGAGTTAAAACAATCTCCTTGGAAAATTATAGCACCAACGCCATTTTTAGCAAATCCGGCTTCGGTGGATTATCTGTTGATGGAATTATTGAAAAATCAAAGTATTCCCTCTGATCCTAATTCGGGAATTCAGAAGTTAACCGTTTCACTGGATAAACTTAAGGATTATGGGTTAGATACGGTAACGGATAAAATAGAAGTCAAACTCAAAAATAATACAACTTATCAATTACGCTTCGGGAAAAAAGATTTTCGCGGAGAGTCTTTATATGCTCAAATTAACTCCCCCCAACCCTCAGCAAAAGAGGTGACGGTTTTAGTCATTTCTGGTGATATTTTATCCGCGATGAACCGTCCTCTGGAGGAGTGGAAACTTCCCCCAGAACCTCCCGAACAGCCTAAACAAACTCCAACTCCAACTCCATCAGCAACACCCTAA
- a CDS encoding PmeII family type II restriction endonuclease: MQDSVQPEYHLQTFNVIAGDSGYSKLELKSQEIPVNWNNQIILGNCLNVLKQIPDNQVDLVVTSPPYADSRSKTYGGIHPDEYVNWFLPISAEIKRVLKLNGTFILNIKEKVVNGERHNYVIKLILELQKQGWLWTEEYIWHKKNSYPGKWPNRFRDAWERCLQFNQQKKFKMYQEQVMVPMGDWAKTRLQNLSETDQIRDNSKVESGFGKNVSNWLGKTRVYPANVLHLATECGNKNHSAAFPKSLPSWFIKLFTEPNDLVLDPFVGSGTTCIAAKELGRSYLGIEIQEDYFNLALSNLDKTEFNLQNQDSVIETVSTDSLLSIDANITNLTMSQKNYQIYNDYLINQVLTPFYNKRFEKLNNLKLKDILKRKNPYLFKAKNIELAGDFVKSIVDAFLSSQEETIFGHLLEGFAIYISETLYSGFKSTLNSVDLEFEREGNYYIVGIKSGINWGNSDQINRMKDNFKKAKARLRDQGKTCDIIAVNGCIYGKDKNPLKTDQDPDKTYYKYAGQDFWNFISEDDSLYQQMIVPIDIEAQKKDEIFKTIYSSKINQMTQEFMRDFMKDNQIDWVKLVDYVSKREKTHLDPAIEQLSLDLELGDSET; encoded by the coding sequence ATGCAAGACTCGGTGCAACCTGAATATCATTTACAAACCTTCAATGTTATAGCGGGAGATTCTGGGTATTCTAAATTAGAATTGAAGAGTCAGGAAATCCCCGTTAACTGGAATAATCAAATTATTTTGGGTAATTGCTTAAATGTATTAAAGCAGATACCTGATAATCAGGTTGATTTAGTAGTTACATCCCCACCTTATGCGGATAGTCGTTCAAAAACCTACGGCGGAATTCATCCCGATGAATATGTCAACTGGTTTTTGCCAATTTCGGCTGAAATCAAGAGAGTCTTAAAATTAAATGGCACATTTATTTTAAATATCAAAGAAAAGGTTGTGAATGGTGAACGACATAATTATGTGATTAAACTTATTTTAGAACTGCAAAAACAAGGTTGGTTATGGACTGAAGAATATATTTGGCATAAGAAAAATAGTTATCCGGGTAAATGGCCAAATCGATTTCGGGATGCGTGGGAACGATGTTTACAATTTAATCAGCAAAAAAAGTTTAAAATGTATCAAGAACAAGTTATGGTTCCTATGGGAGATTGGGCAAAAACTCGCCTCCAAAATTTGAGTGAAACGGATCAAATTCGAGATAATTCTAAAGTCGAGAGTGGCTTTGGAAAAAATGTCTCAAATTGGTTAGGAAAAACAAGGGTTTATCCGGCAAATGTGTTGCATTTAGCCACAGAATGTGGTAATAAAAATCATAGTGCTGCTTTCCCTAAGTCTTTGCCATCATGGTTTATTAAATTATTTACTGAACCGAATGATCTGGTATTAGACCCATTTGTCGGTTCAGGAACAACCTGTATCGCAGCTAAAGAGTTAGGGAGAAGTTATTTAGGCATTGAGATTCAAGAAGACTATTTTAATCTAGCCTTATCTAATCTTGACAAAACAGAATTTAATCTTCAAAATCAAGACTCAGTTATCGAAACTGTCTCAACCGATTCTCTTCTTTCTATTGATGCTAATATAACAAATTTAACCATGAGTCAAAAAAATTATCAAATTTATAATGATTATCTAATTAATCAGGTTTTGACTCCTTTTTATAATAAAAGATTTGAAAAATTGAATAATCTTAAACTTAAAGATATTCTCAAGCGTAAAAATCCTTATTTATTCAAAGCCAAGAATATTGAACTAGCTGGTGATTTTGTGAAAAGTATAGTTGATGCTTTTCTGTCTTCTCAAGAAGAAACAATCTTTGGTCATTTATTAGAAGGCTTTGCCATTTATATCTCCGAAACTCTTTATAGTGGCTTTAAGTCAACATTAAATAGTGTTGATTTAGAATTTGAGCGAGAAGGGAATTATTATATTGTGGGGATTAAATCAGGAATAAACTGGGGTAATTCTGATCAAATTAATCGGATGAAGGATAACTTTAAGAAAGCTAAAGCTAGGCTGAGAGACCAAGGGAAAACTTGTGATATTATTGCGGTTAATGGTTGTATCTATGGAAAAGACAAAAATCCTTTAAAGACAGATCAAGATCCAGATAAAACCTACTATAAATATGCAGGTCAAGATTTTTGGAATTTTATTTCAGAAGATGATAGCCTGTATCAACAAATGATTGTCCCGATTGATATAGAAGCTCAGAAAAAAGATGAAATTTTTAAAACTATCTATTCCAGTAAAATTAATCAAATGACACAAGAATTTATGCGGGATTTTATGAAAGATAATCAAATTGACTGGGTTAAGCTAGTTGATTATGTCTCCAAGCGGGAAAAAACCCATTTAGATCCTGCTATTGAACAGTTATCCTTAGATTTAGAATTAGGAGATTCGGAAACTTAA
- the panB gene encoding 3-methyl-2-oxobutanoate hydroxymethyltransferase, whose amino-acid sequence MAVTTQQLIQWKQQGRRITVLTAYEYAIAQLLDQAGIDIILVGDSLAMVGLGYDTTLPLTLEEMIHHAKAVRRGVKQALLIVDLPFLTYQESPQQAIHSAGRILKETGAQGVKLEGGYPAMAETVSHLVQVGIPVMGHVGLTPQSVHQFGGYRKQGKTSAQAERILSEAIALEQAGAFTIVLEHIPSDLAQQITQQLTIPTIGIGAGVDCDGQVLVTSDILGLSAWQPPFAKTYTNLQQTITQAVQQFCTEVQQRKFPSENKP is encoded by the coding sequence ATGGCAGTTACAACTCAACAATTAATTCAATGGAAACAGCAAGGGCGACGGATCACGGTGTTAACGGCCTATGAATATGCGATCGCTCAATTGCTCGATCAAGCCGGAATTGATATTATATTAGTAGGAGATTCTCTGGCAATGGTTGGGTTAGGATACGACACAACTTTACCCCTAACCTTAGAGGAAATGATTCATCATGCTAAAGCGGTACGACGGGGAGTAAAACAGGCGTTATTAATTGTTGATTTACCCTTTTTAACCTATCAAGAAAGTCCTCAACAAGCGATTCATTCAGCCGGACGAATTCTCAAAGAAACAGGTGCTCAAGGCGTTAAACTAGAGGGGGGATATCCAGCAATGGCAGAAACGGTCAGTCATTTAGTACAAGTTGGAATTCCGGTGATGGGTCACGTTGGGTTAACGCCCCAGTCTGTTCATCAATTTGGCGGTTATCGCAAACAAGGCAAAACATCCGCTCAAGCAGAACGGATTCTCTCAGAAGCGATCGCTTTGGAGCAAGCCGGAGCGTTTACAATTGTGTTAGAACACATTCCCTCGGACTTAGCTCAACAAATTACCCAACAATTAACGATCCCAACAATTGGGATTGGAGCAGGGGTTGATTGTGATGGTCAAGTATTAGTCACCTCCGATATTTTGGGATTATCGGCATGGCAACCCCCCTTTGCCAAAACCTACACCAATTTACAACAAACAATTACCCAAGCCGTTCAACAGTTCTGTACCGAAGTTCAGCAGAGAAAATTTCCCTCTGAAAATAAACCTTAA
- a CDS encoding GNAT family N-acetyltransferase gives MTIIEDNFKVRQMTLDDLKLALSWGASEGWNPGIDDVDSFYRADAGGFLIGELNGKPISCISVVRYNSNFNFIGLYIVKPEYRQQGYGLKTWQEAFKLISGQNAALDAVLAQVNTYQKFGFKPTHSHLRYQGIISGKISPDVVDLKTINFAKLCDYDRQYFPGDRPNFLSKWINQPQGQGYAILNQDNLVGYGVIRKATDGFRIGPVFAENVEVTEKLFLALAGYAEGNPIYLDVPNINNSGISLVERYQMQSMFECVRMYTGDPPNINWQNIFAVTSLELG, from the coding sequence ATGACAATAATAGAAGACAATTTCAAAGTTCGCCAAATGACCCTAGATGATCTAAAATTAGCCTTAAGTTGGGGTGCATCTGAAGGTTGGAACCCCGGTATTGATGATGTTGATAGTTTTTATCGTGCTGATGCGGGTGGATTTTTAATTGGGGAATTAAACGGTAAACCCATTAGTTGTATTTCTGTGGTTAGATATAACAGTAATTTTAACTTTATTGGCCTTTATATTGTTAAACCAGAATATCGTCAACAAGGATATGGTTTAAAAACTTGGCAGGAAGCGTTTAAGTTAATTTCGGGTCAAAATGCAGCGTTAGATGCGGTTTTAGCACAAGTTAATACTTATCAAAAATTCGGTTTTAAACCCACTCATTCCCATCTCCGGTATCAAGGGATAATTTCAGGAAAAATATCTCCTGATGTAGTGGATTTAAAAACCATTAATTTTGCTAAACTTTGTGATTATGATCGTCAATATTTTCCGGGTGATCGTCCTAATTTTCTTTCTAAATGGATTAATCAACCCCAGGGACAAGGATATGCTATTCTAAATCAAGATAATTTAGTCGGTTATGGAGTGATTAGAAAAGCAACGGATGGATTTAGAATTGGGCCTGTATTTGCGGAAAATGTAGAAGTTACAGAAAAGTTATTTTTGGCTTTAGCTGGTTATGCAGAAGGAAATCCTATTTACCTCGATGTTCCGAATATTAATAATTCGGGAATTTCCTTAGTTGAACGTTATCAAATGCAATCGATGTTTGAATGTGTTAGAATGTATACTGGTGATCCACCAAATATCAATTGGCAAAATATTTTTGCAGTGACGAGTTTAGAATTAGGGTAA
- a CDS encoding GldG family protein: MTKTQFRINRQFLKLLFWLGPCLIVMGLSAGIVMGSWEPIPLILIITGVVVLGLWFLFQAYFKPQNSSQTPYWSRRSTQAGTNAFASTISVLIILGLINFIAIRNNLRIDLTENQQFTLSPQTQTLVKTFKQPVKVWVFDRGENPQTQELLADYERIGGQNFQYEFVDPQAKPGVAQQFGVKEFGEVYLELGDKRQRLRKESLEPLTELKLTNNLQQLVSNRAPKVYFLQGHGERPLNEGQGGLSEALKSLKEKNFIAEPLNLAEQTAVPTDADVIIVASPQRKLFEGEVKAIETYLEQGGGVLFLLDPQTNHGLDNLLEKWGIKVDTRLAIDGSGSGRLVGLGPTVPIVREYGQHPITQDFGNGISIYPYSSPVESRTLDGITESPLIWTNDQTWAESDLKSPELQLNPGVDRQGPLSLGVALARTGKTAENSDNKPSPTPEKPEARLVVFGNSQFATNGWFGQQLNGDVFLNSVSWLSHSDQETLSIRPKLPTSRRLAITPTLGQTLSWLGLVVLPLFGFGMAVFLWWKRR; encoded by the coding sequence ATGACAAAAACCCAATTTAGAATCAATCGTCAATTCCTTAAACTCCTATTTTGGCTTGGCCCCTGTTTAATCGTGATGGGGTTATCGGCGGGTATTGTTATGGGAAGTTGGGAACCCATCCCCTTAATTTTAATCATTACAGGAGTTGTGGTTTTAGGGTTATGGTTTTTATTTCAAGCTTATTTTAAACCCCAGAATTCCTCTCAAACTCCCTATTGGAGCCGCCGTTCTACCCAAGCGGGAACAAATGCTTTCGCCTCTACGATATCAGTCTTGATTATTTTAGGATTGATTAATTTTATTGCGATTAGAAATAACCTCAGAATTGATTTAACCGAAAATCAACAATTTACTTTATCTCCCCAAACCCAAACCTTAGTCAAAACCTTCAAACAACCTGTGAAAGTTTGGGTTTTTGACCGAGGAGAAAATCCTCAAACCCAAGAATTATTAGCGGACTATGAACGCATTGGGGGTCAAAATTTTCAATATGAATTTGTAGACCCCCAAGCTAAACCGGGAGTCGCTCAACAATTTGGGGTAAAAGAATTTGGAGAAGTTTATTTAGAGTTGGGAGACAAACGACAACGGCTGCGGAAAGAATCGTTAGAACCGTTAACGGAATTAAAACTAACGAATAATCTGCAACAGTTAGTCAGTAACCGCGCCCCCAAAGTGTATTTTCTGCAAGGTCATGGAGAACGGCCTTTAAACGAAGGACAAGGAGGATTATCAGAAGCGTTAAAGAGTTTAAAAGAAAAGAACTTTATCGCAGAACCGTTGAATTTAGCAGAACAAACGGCTGTTCCAACGGATGCAGATGTAATTATTGTTGCTAGTCCTCAACGTAAATTGTTTGAGGGGGAAGTTAAAGCTATAGAAACCTATTTAGAGCAAGGAGGTGGGGTTCTATTCCTATTAGACCCGCAAACAAATCATGGTTTAGATAATTTATTAGAAAAATGGGGAATAAAAGTTGATACTCGTCTGGCTATTGATGGGTCAGGAAGTGGCCGTTTAGTGGGGTTAGGGCCGACAGTTCCGATTGTGCGAGAATATGGTCAACATCCAATTACTCAAGATTTTGGTAATGGAATTTCAATTTATCCCTATTCCAGTCCCGTTGAAAGTCGCACCCTGGATGGGATAACCGAAAGTCCGTTAATTTGGACAAATGATCAAACCTGGGCGGAAAGTGACCTCAAAAGTCCTGAACTTCAGCTTAACCCCGGCGTAGACCGACAGGGCCCCCTCTCCTTGGGGGTAGCGTTAGCTCGCACGGGGAAAACAGCCGAGAATTCAGATAATAAACCCTCACCGACCCCAGAGAAACCGGAAGCCCGGTTAGTGGTATTTGGAAATTCACAATTTGCCACTAATGGATGGTTTGGTCAACAATTGAATGGAGATGTGTTTCTCAATTCTGTCAGTTGGTTGAGTCATTCTGACCAAGAAACTTTATCTATTCGTCCTAAATTACCCACCAGTCGCCGCCTAGCAATTACTCCAACTTTAGGACAAACTCTCAGTTGGTTAGGGTTAGTGGTTTTACCTCTATTTGGGTTTGGAATGGCTGTGTTTTTATGGTGGAAAAGGAGGTAA
- a CDS encoding Fe2+-dependent dioxygenase, which yields MLFSIDDILTSEELKFFIDSLSQASFIDGKTTAGWHAKVVKNNQQLDKKTPEAEALREQVQCILKKNALFQSAVLPKIIHSVLASRYEDGMSYGTHTDNALMGDQEFWRVDVSFTLFLSNPETYTGGELVIENSDEERSYKLKAGSMIVYPSTTLHRVAPVTQGVRLAIVGWVQSLVRDPANREILFDLDTTRRSIFAKDGKTIEFDLVSKTYTNLLRRWAE from the coding sequence ATGCTGTTCTCGATTGATGATATTTTGACATCAGAGGAATTAAAATTTTTTATTGACAGTCTCAGTCAAGCCAGCTTTATTGATGGCAAGACAACGGCAGGTTGGCACGCCAAAGTCGTTAAGAATAATCAGCAGCTTGACAAGAAAACCCCGGAAGCTGAAGCTTTGCGAGAACAAGTTCAGTGTATTCTGAAAAAAAATGCCCTATTTCAAAGTGCGGTTTTACCAAAAATTATTCATTCGGTTTTAGCCAGTCGCTACGAAGATGGAATGTCCTATGGAACTCATACGGATAATGCCTTGATGGGAGATCAAGAATTTTGGCGGGTTGATGTTTCGTTTACGTTATTTTTAAGTAATCCTGAAACGTACACAGGCGGAGAATTAGTGATTGAAAATAGTGATGAAGAACGCAGCTATAAATTAAAAGCGGGTTCAATGATTGTTTATCCGTCTACAACCTTACACCGAGTTGCACCTGTAACGCAAGGGGTAAGATTAGCGATTGTGGGATGGGTTCAAAGTTTAGTTCGTGACCCTGCAAATCGAGAAATTTTATTTGATTTAGATACGACTCGCCGTTCTATCTTTGCCAAGGACGGGAAAACCATTGAGTTTGATTTGGTTTCTAAAACCTATACCAATTTATTGAGAAGATGGGCAGAATGA
- a CDS encoding ABC transporter ATP-binding protein has protein sequence MIEVEKLCKTYGSTVALRDVSFAVEPGAILGFLGPNGAGKTTTLRILSAYLPATSGTARIAGFDVHEQSMDVRQRIGYLPENPPLYPDMTVEGYLHFVAQIKQVVAGDRQTNVETAMAKCGLLERRKSLIRKLSKGYRQRVGIAQAIVHDPPVIVLDEPTVGLDPRQIIEVRNLIKSLAGSHTVVLSTHILPEVSMTCSQVAIINRGQIVATGTPETLMEELTGGSGYEVEVEGEITAETLVTLNQIFGVKAVEQLKTSVDSNRHWLRLSCEPDQEPAPEILARLIASDLNVYELRRTRASLEDVFLELTTQNPAPQTDSELIINTEIEEEITSEPENQESESIEVTDSPAENLKSDQEDQ, from the coding sequence ATGATTGAAGTCGAAAAGTTGTGTAAAACCTACGGTTCTACTGTAGCTCTGCGGGATGTTTCCTTTGCGGTGGAACCGGGGGCAATTTTGGGATTTTTAGGGCCTAATGGGGCGGGAAAAACAACCACCCTGAGAATTTTATCAGCCTATCTTCCGGCAACGAGTGGAACTGCAAGAATTGCCGGGTTTGATGTGCATGAACAATCAATGGATGTGCGACAACGAATTGGATATTTACCCGAAAATCCGCCGTTGTATCCTGATATGACTGTTGAAGGATATTTGCATTTTGTGGCACAGATTAAACAAGTTGTCGCAGGCGATCGCCAAACCAATGTTGAAACAGCAATGGCAAAATGCGGATTATTAGAACGACGAAAATCTTTAATTCGGAAATTATCGAAGGGCTACCGTCAACGGGTCGGAATTGCTCAAGCGATTGTTCATGATCCCCCTGTCATTGTATTAGATGAACCTACCGTTGGCTTAGACCCCCGACAAATTATTGAAGTGCGGAATTTAATTAAAAGTTTAGCGGGAAGTCATACGGTAGTGTTGTCAACGCATATTTTACCGGAAGTTAGTATGACTTGTAGCCAAGTGGCGATTATTAATCGCGGTCAAATTGTGGCAACGGGGACACCGGAAACCCTGATGGAAGAGTTAACAGGGGGGTCGGGATATGAAGTAGAAGTCGAAGGAGAAATCACGGCGGAAACATTGGTCACGTTAAATCAGATATTCGGGGTGAAAGCCGTAGAACAATTAAAAACTTCGGTTGATTCTAATCGCCATTGGTTGCGGTTGAGTTGTGAACCCGATCAAGAACCGGCTCCTGAAATTTTAGCGCGGTTAATAGCATCGGATTTAAACGTGTATGAACTGCGGCGCACTCGTGCGAGTTTAGAAGATGTATTTTTAGAGTTAACAACCCAAAACCCGGCTCCGCAAACCGACTCGGAGTTGATAATAAATACTGAAATAGAAGAAGAGATAACTTCAGAACCTGAGAATCAGGAATCTGAAAGTATAGAAGTGACTGACTCTCCAGCCGAAAACTTAAAATCTGACCAGGAGGATCAATAA